A single Arachidicoccus sp. BS20 DNA region contains:
- a CDS encoding RNA recognition motif domain-containing protein, with protein MKIFVSNLGAGITDTDLKGLFESYGTVASATVILDRETGTSRGFGFVEIPDHGGAIKAIAELNGRNVSGKTLKVVEARPKEERPNNAYSFGSKRRW; from the coding sequence ATGAAAATTTTTGTTTCAAATTTAGGCGCGGGGATTACGGATACTGACCTGAAAGGTCTTTTTGAAAGCTATGGAACGGTTGCTTCGGCAACGGTCATACTCGACAGGGAAACCGGAACAAGCCGCGGGTTCGGTTTTGTAGAAATACCGGATCATGGAGGAGCCATTAAAGCAATCGCTGAACTCAATGGTCGCAATGTGAGCGGAAAAACCTTGAAAGTAGTTGAAGCCAGACCTAAAGAAGAAAGACCTAACAACGCTTATTCTTTTGGCAGCAAAAGGCGTTGGTAA
- a CDS encoding IS110 family RNA-guided transposase yields MSTTNLKHPVNFSNEDFYIGLDVHKKNWNVTVRTSNLEVAHFSQLPEAKILFDHLNKRFPSGSFHCAYEAGFCGTSAHTDLCELGIDNIIIHAADIPNTDKEKKNKTDIHDSRAIAKYLEKGLLHSIHILTKEQQELRSLYRLRNIEVRNQTRAMNRLKGFIYFIGIKIPLEFPDRKGFANKKITWLESLQLSTPVGTTCLQQYISDYKDQRSKVNLVTRQLREYVIQHFGDAYKNLLTVPGIGPIVAIALITEIGDFSRFNNPSSYCSYLGMIPWEHSSGENIRTNGIQPRCNKNLRSMLIEAAWVAIRKDSRLLLYYKKHAASNNKHAIVKVARKIALIAKGVVTKNQPYNAEYLVIRKE; encoded by the coding sequence ATGTCTACAACAAATTTAAAACATCCTGTCAATTTTAGCAATGAAGATTTTTATATTGGGCTTGATGTTCATAAAAAGAACTGGAATGTAACTGTAAGAACCTCTAATCTTGAAGTAGCTCATTTTTCACAACTTCCTGAGGCTAAGATTTTGTTTGACCATCTGAATAAAAGATTTCCTTCCGGCTCTTTTCACTGTGCTTACGAAGCAGGGTTTTGCGGAACATCCGCTCATACGGATTTATGTGAACTTGGTATTGACAACATAATAATCCATGCTGCAGATATCCCTAATACAGACAAAGAAAAGAAAAACAAAACCGATATACATGACAGCCGTGCTATAGCCAAATATTTGGAAAAAGGTTTGTTGCATTCAATTCATATCCTAACCAAAGAACAACAGGAATTAAGAAGCTTATATCGCTTGAGGAATATAGAGGTGCGAAATCAAACAAGAGCTATGAATCGTTTAAAAGGTTTTATATATTTCATTGGTATAAAAATTCCTCTTGAATTTCCAGATCGAAAGGGGTTTGCCAATAAAAAAATCACATGGTTAGAAAGCTTGCAATTAAGTACTCCAGTCGGGACAACGTGTTTACAGCAGTATATCTCAGATTATAAAGATCAAAGATCCAAGGTTAATTTAGTTACGAGACAACTAAGGGAATATGTTATCCAACACTTTGGGGATGCATACAAAAATTTACTTACTGTTCCCGGAATAGGTCCAATTGTAGCAATTGCTCTCATTACAGAAATCGGAGATTTTAGTCGGTTCAATAACCCGTCATCATATTGTTCCTATTTAGGTATGATTCCTTGGGAACACAGTAGTGGAGAAAACATAAGAACAAATGGTATTCAGCCTCGTTGCAATAAAAATCTTCGGTCAATGCTGATAGAAGCCGCTTGGGTAGCAATACGAAAAGACAGTAGACTGTTACTTTATTACAAGAAGCATGCAGCTTCAAATAATAAACATGCCATTGTTAAGGTGGCACGTAAAATAGCATTAATAGCCAAAGGTGTAGTCACAAAGAATCAGCCCTATAACGCAGAATATTTAGTAATAAGAAAAGAGTAG
- a CDS encoding cold-shock protein — protein MAITTAKKEKEKKKAKEKQEKAQKMLERRQNAKKGKSLEEMMAYVDENGNLTSSPPGVTKKINATAISINEIDKKGQNTIRKGMLTSFNDAKGYGFITDLNTQESIFVHMNSFKQIIKKNDVVVFEVERTPKGQNAVNVKKLI, from the coding sequence ATGGCAATTACAACAGCAAAAAAAGAAAAAGAAAAAAAGAAAGCAAAAGAAAAACAGGAGAAAGCACAAAAAATGCTTGAGCGCAGACAGAACGCTAAAAAAGGCAAAAGCCTTGAAGAAATGATGGCTTATGTAGATGAAAACGGCAACCTCACTTCCTCTCCACCGGGTGTAACCAAGAAGATAAATGCTACGGCAATATCCATCAATGAGATTGATAAGAAAGGACAAAACACAATAAGAAAAGGTATGCTTACTTCCTTTAACGATGCAAAAGGCTACGGCTTTATTACCGACCTGAATACACAGGAAAGCATATTTGTTCACATGAATAGTTTCAAACAGATCATCAAGAAAAACGACGTTGTCGTATTCGAAGTAGAGAGAACCCCCAAAGGACAAAATGCCGTGAACGTAAAAAAGCTGATATAA
- a CDS encoding RNA recognition motif domain-containing protein has protein sequence MNIYVSNLSFDILDEDLRGFFEEFGKVDSSKVVFDRETRRSRGFGFVEMPDDDEARKAIKSLDGGSVDGRPLKVNEAKPREERTKSYAPSGRSRW, from the coding sequence ATGAACATTTATGTTTCAAACCTGAGTTTCGACATTCTTGACGAAGACTTGAGAGGTTTTTTTGAAGAATTCGGCAAAGTCGATTCCTCTAAAGTTGTATTTGACAGGGAAACCCGCAGAAGCCGTGGTTTCGGCTTCGTAGAAATGCCAGACGATGATGAAGCCCGTAAAGCTATCAAATCATTGGACGGCGGCTCCGTTGACGGAAGACCGCTGAAAGTAAACGAGGCAAAGCCCCGTGAAGAACGTACAAAATCTTACGCACCATCCGGCAGAAGCCGTTGGTAG
- a CDS encoding fatty acid desaturase has protein sequence MPFLDHVLQTPAYGWKDSNGTFIKPTVGQIFREFFSRLNVFSSRKNWLPLFGWLKVLALVPCFILFFACFFHWWTLLAAFIYSMIIMGTHGTIWHHRYCTHNAFTFRNKFWRFITQHLTVNMVPEEIYVVSHHVHHAKSDQPGDPYNAEGGFLYCFLADANHQPIAKDLNEEDYNKVKLLMKHTGVRANTYKQYKRWGSYAHPARAITASLLNWLFWYLVFYLIGGNALACTLFGAAAFWAIGVRTFNYEGHGKGKDKQRLSTDFNKDDKSVNQFWPGIVAGEWHNNHHLYPRSARSGFKPYQIDFAWCYIFLMKKLGMVSSYRDSKKDFYKYYYLPYLQQKNRK, from the coding sequence ATGCCTTTTTTAGACCACGTACTACAAACTCCTGCTTACGGCTGGAAAGACAGCAACGGAACTTTTATAAAACCTACTGTCGGGCAAATATTCAGGGAATTTTTTTCACGCCTCAATGTTTTCAGCAGCCGTAAAAACTGGCTCCCTTTATTCGGTTGGCTGAAGGTGTTGGCGCTTGTGCCCTGCTTTATCTTGTTTTTTGCCTGCTTTTTCCATTGGTGGACGCTGCTGGCTGCATTTATCTACAGTATGATTATTATGGGTACGCACGGTACAATTTGGCACCATCGTTACTGCACGCACAATGCCTTTACTTTTCGCAATAAGTTCTGGCGTTTTATTACGCAACATCTTACTGTGAATATGGTGCCGGAAGAAATATATGTCGTTTCACATCATGTACACCATGCCAAATCAGACCAACCGGGAGACCCTTATAATGCTGAAGGTGGTTTTCTGTATTGTTTTTTAGCCGATGCTAATCATCAACCGATTGCTAAAGACCTTAATGAAGAAGACTATAACAAAGTAAAATTATTGATGAAGCATACCGGCGTTCGCGCCAATACATACAAACAATATAAACGATGGGGTTCCTATGCGCATCCGGCAAGAGCTATAACGGCATCTTTGCTTAATTGGTTGTTTTGGTATTTGGTTTTTTACCTGATAGGCGGCAATGCTTTGGCGTGTACGCTTTTTGGCGCAGCAGCATTCTGGGCGATAGGCGTTCGTACGTTCAATTATGAAGGTCACGGAAAAGGGAAAGACAAACAACGCCTAAGTACGGATTTTAACAAGGATGATAAGTCTGTTAATCAATTCTGGCCGGGTATCGTCGCAGGCGAATGGCACAATAATCATCATCTCTATCCCCGCAGCGCCCGTAGCGGGTTTAAGCCCTATCAAATAGATTTTGCATGGTGTTATATTTTTCTGATGAAGAAATTAGGCATGGTAAGTAGTTACCGAGATTCTAAGAAGGATTTTTATAAGTATTATTACCTGCCATATCTCCAGCAGAAAAATCGAAAATAA